CTGCTGCTGTGAGAGGTTTGCAGTTGAAAGAATGCTCTAATTGCATGCTACCtagacttcttccaactccatccctttctcCTTGGCCTTATAAAGTATTGCCCTATTTTTTGAAGATATTGGATCCAACGTGTGGTGTTACTTTTAAAGAATTGACTAACCcttctgttgtttctttttttaaatcttgTGCTGATATGGCATCCCCCAACCCTTTGTGCATGGATTGTAGAGTTTCCACCCCTTAGTTCAATGAAAGTccttttttcataaaaaataaatagtgATTGTAGGTCCCAGTAGGTCTCGGGTTTGAGCCTCGCGTCACACATTCTTATCACACAAGCCAATAAGTAGTCCTCTCCATCCCTCCTCTAGTCAGCCCTCGATGGAATAGCACCAAccacccctcccccaaaaaaccTACAAGGCGCAACGACTTTTAACTTTTAAGCCATGAGGCCCTCGAGGCTATCCCCTCCACTTTCTTCTCCTTAGGACGTGAGAGGACAGCCTATTGAGTTGGAACCCATATTTAGAGATGGAAGACCCGGATGGATTTAATAAAGAGCACGAGATAACAAtgaaaggagagagagtgaccaaTTGGAGTCAATGCCACCGATGTGGGGATCGTTCTCCCTTAGATATAGATTTTAAATTCTCTGAAAATTTTAGCATAACttattcaaaatgaaaatgcAATATCAGGAGGAGAAAGCCTATTATTTTCACTCGGTGCAATTAGTTGCAGAATTTTctctctataaaaaaaaaaaaaaaaaaaaaagcatagcAATGAGTAGTCTCACACTCTCACCTGGTGTGGATTGTGGCGTGAAGAGAAAGGGTGccaatttcttttaaaaaaatttggttttgattcgaTTCAAGATATAAAATTCACAAATCAAAACCGAATAATTTTCATAACCTTGAACCATAATCAATTGAATCAGTGTTGGTTTTATCCAATTCATATTGGTTTTTTATATTCAATTTCATTCGGTACATATATGGTCTAGGTAATTCTGTTAAGTGGAATGATATACTGAAACAAATAAAGTTAGGCAGCAAAGTACAAGTTTACAATCTCACGAAGATAAAACCCCCTTGGATTTACTTAATGCTATTAGTTGGTGTCGATATTGATACCATTATATAGTCGCCATACTGGCCTGATTCTAGATCGaaccaacatttttttttttcttaaaagaaaaaacatatctTTACTGTATTGGCCAATCTGTATCGATCACGGCCAATACCGATATGATTAGGCTGATATAGCCTATCAGATACAGATTCCCAATACTGTAACAGCCCCACAATGTCAAATCTAATACCTGTCAACCCTTTTTAACATAACTCAATAAAGAAATGCATAATAGTAATCTCCTATAACTAAACAAAGGTACATGATTGTTAGGTTTAAGATGATATAAGATAACTTTATACAAGTTACATTTCATTCAATTTGGTTTAGTTCAAACTGATGGATGATTTTTAATCTAAAATCGAAATTGAATcgaataaaatgaaatttaactttacaaaataaaaataaaaaagttatttttttattggattcagtTCGGTTTTGTACAACCGATTTCAAATTGATTTCAATTCCGATTTTTGCTTGTAGTTCTACATTGGCATTCTTTGTGAAGAGTGGGTACTAGGGTAGTTCTTATTAGGTTTCGTTCAATCTTAAAACAGAATTAACCTTTGCCAATCCATAAAGTTATTTTAAACCCCGTCTTTGTTACAACAGGTGGAGTGCCGCCCTTTCTTACCAAAGGTCTTCTTTAAAGCTACCTACTATTTATTTTACTGAGATCTTATCATATCTATAACGTAAATGATGACTCCAAAACTTGAATTCAATTATTTATACCCATTCATTAATGTTCTACCACCCCCCTTAATCAATTTATGAGGGAAAAAATTCATTTGgcctatcttctttttttgtttaatttttttttgggttgaagattTGGCCTATCTTCTTATAACATGTGAAATTATGATATGACAATTTTGACTGTTGGATGGTTACTACATGTCTTGCAttaatcacatgtcaaattttagaatcGAATTCAATCAAATCTCACCATGTATATATATCTCAATATATGCTCATGCATTGTACAATAGTCCGACCACTACTGTGCACGTCCATAGTCCTGATTTTCAAACCTTTATTTACCTCTTGATAAACTTTGTTTTAAGGATATCAATTTATAAAATATACTGAAAATCGAACTGAGACCATTAGCTTAAAATTGAATCTAACCGAATCgaaataaatcgattcaatTTTGGTTAAAAAATGTGAAACGTTTTCTTGGTTAGGTCAGTTCTAATTTCAtgattgaaagttgaaaccgtTGAACCAAACTGAGTAACCCATTTCCAAAGTGAATAAATCATATATTTTTGGGAAATAGAATGCCACCCGGTCGTGCACCTTGTGTGGCTAGGCGTGGGAGCCACACAAGGTGCATGATCgagtagcgttctttctcccataatttttttaacaATATAGTCAATGTGGATGAGaaattctattcttttttaattttaaaaaataaaactttggtGGGTTATGACTTATGACCCTAACAAatgtagtttttgttttttttattggttgaaGAAAcccaaacacctaaaatagGGCTCAAACCGAGAATACAAACAGGgttaaaaccaaataaaaccaAGCCAAGTTGCTCCAGTTCTGGTTTGGAAAATAGGCTCTGATTCAGTTTCGATTTCTGAATGTTGTATCTTGAACCgaactgaaaccgaaccgaTATACCCTTACTTTGTTTGGAATTGAAACAATAGAATAGATAAGACCAGAGAGCTTGGGGTCTTACTTATCTGTGACCTAATTAGATTTGATCACAAAACAAATATTTGAACCGCTTTACTAACCTTATGAAGGTGGGCCATTCTAATATATTTCGTCAGTGTTGGAATAAGAATACAAAGATGATGGTTCGGCAATGACGCACCGTCTGGTTCAGCAATGACGCACCGTTGCCTTGACTGATATACTGCTTTCTTCTATGGCTGTTTTCACCGTTTATTGGGATCTGCTAAGAACATTTATGAATTAAAACGCTTTGAATTATATCCCAAAGaggaaataatttaaaattttgaaagaaattcTTCAATTAGTTATTTGTCACATACGCTAAGCATTCTTTTGTCACGATTAATTTTTCCTGCAACTTACTTCAATGACAGTGATCGTTCCAATACCTTTCTTAGGTCGATTAGCTAGGCAAGGTTGGACCTTGGAAGGCTCTAAGAACTGTGTGTGAAGTGGCTCCGCCGCTCCAACTCCTGGTATGCAAAAGGAATACATTCTCTCAATCTTAGCTGTATTCACTGTAGCAGCTACACAATATCAACTCAGCTTCtcctaaattaaaaaaatcgaACATTAATAACAATTGAAATTGAGGTTTACTTTCGTGCATGCAACGTGCTCTGCACGTCAAAAttaagagagagtgagaggtgGTGAGGTGCTTTGAAGGGTAATCAATCTAACAGAAAAAAATAGACTAGAGAATATTCATAAGCAGGGAACCATTGACCTCATCCATCAGCCGCTCCTAGAGACGCGTAAACTTGCAGACAAAAACTCTTGCTCCTCTTTTCTTAAACCTCAAATATTTCACCCTTTACTTGAAACCTCACCAaagttcctctctctctccatttatCTGCATCTTCCATGTAACCGTTGACATCTAAAACCATTAACACCTActctaacccccccccccccccccaaaaaaataaaatttgagaaGAAACTTCAACAAGGCCATAGCTGACCAGAGCTCATCAATCTTCTCATTCAATCCTCAATATTAACACCAGCACAAACTCATCCCCTTCTGATCTCATTCCAGGAAATGAACAACAGCACGACACACACTGGTGGGGTGCTCAACTCATCAAATATTGGAGGTTTCGGCTATGGAATTGGTGTGTCCATAGGTATCCTCCTCCTTATCACCACCATCACTGTCACCTCCTACTTCTGCACCCGAAATCAGCTCTCTGCAGCCCAGCCTCGAGGCCACACAGAGCCTTCTGATCAACATTCCATTGCTGTTGAAGAAGGCCTTGATGAGGCCACCCTCAGTAGCTTCCCAAAGATCCTATACTCCCAAGCCAGGCTCTCCAAAAAGGACACCACTGCTTCCTGCTGCTCCATCTGCCTCGCAGATTACAAGGGAACTGATATGATCCGGCTGCTATCAGATTGTGGGCACATCTTCCATGTAAATTGTGTTGACCCGTGGTTAAGGCTGCACCCTACCTGTCCTGTATGTCGAAATTCCCCAGTCCCAACTCCGCTCTCCACTCCTCTTGCAGAGGTCGTTCCGTTGTCTACTCAGCCTGGATGAGAGTAAGATTTCAAAGCCAAAAGCTCCTCTGCTCAAAGGCCCCAAACTGGACATTGTTAAATTTCTACCACTGCATCAAGAGCTCTCTCACCTTCTGGTTGAGCTGGCTCTAATCTGTAATGAtacttttctctcttcttattttttaacaTTCGTATTTGGCATCTGTTTTGTTTATGGTACCAACATACTTAGCAGCAATCAATGTAAACATACACAAACCATGAGATAATGAATACAGAAGCAACAGTTCTGGCAGAGATTCAGATAACCACTTACATGCACAGGCAACTTATTAACAGCTTGAGATCACTCTTGTAAGTGGTAATTTCAGTTTTGAGAGGAATCAAATAAATCAAATTAATTAGAACCAAGAGGAATGTTAAGATGCACCCTGAGTCGATCTATAGGATCCAGGTCCCATCTCCACTgaccaaaaacaacaaaatggtCATGGGGGAGGAAAAGGATTAAAACTCCCCAAACCTCCAAAAAGATTAATTCAAATTTCTTCCAATCTGTCGCTTAGAAAGACCCAACTTAGTGGAGGAGGGAATCTATAAATGTTTCAAAGAAATTCCTAAAATAGCCAATAGGCGTTAAACAGTTTCTTCACAATTGTAGCTGATCCACATTTCTGACATACATAGTATGTAACATGGTAAGCATGGAACAGATCAGAAGCTTGCAGGACTGATTGTGAATTTAGAATATGCAGCCAACAGGAAGTTATAAAACATATAGATCCAGTTGGAGTCACTAAGGCAGTGtatggtatgcattcttggaatagatacTGGGTCTAGAACGCATTCTGAAATCCGATTCTTCCCTATTTTTTCACTTCAGAATACGTGCTAGACCCAAAAATtattccaaaaatgcataccaaatattTCCGCAAACAAGAGAACTTACACTTGTGAACTCACTGGAACAAAGCATAGCATGCCCAATTAGAAATTACACTGCATCCTTGCCTCTTCATGGTGTAaaatttagaatttgatttttacaATGCTTCATTGATTAAGCTCCAGTATCCATCTTTCCTTTTCATACCCGTCTATTAGTACAACtattttctcccccccccctttgaaaaattcaaattatcGGACCTACTGTCAGGATGTTTCTTGGATGTCCTGAACCGTCCCAGGCACGTCCTGTTGAAAAGTCAATTAAAGAGGGCCACTCCAAAATGGAGGTTTGGGACAGTCTCACTTGCTGTCAGGCACCATGGACGGTCCTGGATGCTGTCCGGGAAATCTCTTTCAAACACTGTTTAGGACACTTGCAATTTAAAAAGAAGAGGCATGGATGTTTTTGGTGTTAAAGTCCTGAAGGTAATGCAAGTAGCAGTATTATGACAAGGCCAATAACATCAATGAGATCTGTTGTGTCAAACCATTTCCAGTCTCTGACTTCAAAGACATCCTTCCCCAGGGGGGTGGGGTGAGGAGGCTCACTTCAGGGGTTGCACAATTTTGTAGCTGTTCTTATTGCTGTTCTGCTGTAGTGCAGTTCTGAGCACTTTGCTGTGTCAGTGCTATTGAGGTCAACATTGTATGGTTATTATGTTTTTCTCTGCGTATCTCACCCAACATCTGCTTTTAATAAACTGTTTTATCCTTCCCAAAGAGTATCCACCCAGGCAGATTAATATTTCAAATCAGAAAGCCTTGAATTGTATTCTCTTTTCATAATTTCTTTCAAATGTAcatgatatgaatgagaaagCAAAATTCTACATGGACAGCAAGGCAAGCATAACTTAGGGTTCTACCTTTCTTTGGAGATACCAAAGTATCTGTTGCACAGAAAATTTTGGGTTGCCATCCGTTTTGGTACACAATCTTGCTACAGTTAGAAGAGTTCTAAGCTCTATAGAATCATAAGTATGTCCAAGGTCTGGGTCTACCATCTTATGCATGGATCTGAGAAAGTTAGAATCCTGGACCCACTGGACTATGTCAGTACCATCCTCCTCTGACGGTTGGCCAGTTATTAGCTCCAGAATTAGCACCCCAAGCTGGAAGATTATGTTTCTGCTTTCTTGATCCATGCACTCTGAaaggagggaaagaaaagaataaagaagggtaatcaaaggggggaggggggagagagctgcaaagaaatagaaaaacaactAACCTCTGGAACATAACGGATGTGACTTGCCCATGTGATTTCCACAAGAGCCAAGAAGGCCAACATCAGAGAGCTGCAAAGAAAAAGAGCCAATAACTCTTTCTGGTATTCATCAGCACCAGGATATGAAAAGATCAACCTTTCACAAAGCAGAAACCATGTGCGACATGTGCAAAATAATTCTTACCTTGGCATTGAAATTGTCGTCCAACAAAACGTTACTTGAACTGATGGACACATGATAAATAGGTGGGTTACAGAAGAAATACAAGTATTCCTGCACAATTCATGTCAGAAAGATCATAATTAACTATTTACCAATATATATATGCACTGAGATGTTCATGCATGTGATGTATCCATAATTGTCATGGaatctaggtgacccaaggcattggagggggcccGGGCAGAAGGCGACCAGGGTGCCTGAACGCCTAGGGCAACCCCCCCCCTACCTTGAGGGTTTAGATAACCTACCAATGCAGCTGCAACTCCAGTGGCTATCTGCAGCCTTGTCTTCCAGTTCAAGGGAGTCTTAAGAGGGTCTGCTCAAAAGAGACTCCACATTATTTTATAACAAAATCACAAGTTGCAATACAAGACAAGATTTCTGAGGGTGTACCA
The sequence above is a segment of the Telopea speciosissima isolate NSW1024214 ecotype Mountain lineage chromosome 7, Tspe_v1, whole genome shotgun sequence genome. Coding sequences within it:
- the LOC122666791 gene encoding probable receptor-like protein kinase At1g49730 isoform X1, with product MRGFVVKLRVSLLPWRHRARSGQLSFLRHFSNKNIKRATAGFSRIVARLSSGPVYRAKFQDGLMAMVKEVKTFPQGKDAFYKEVQLLGHLHHCHLVGLRGFSTGRERFLVFEYTEKGSLKEHLADPLKTPLNWKTRLQIATGVAAALEYLYFFCNPPIYHVSISSSNVLLDDNFNAKLSDVGLLGSCGNHMGKSHPLCSRECMDQESRNIIFQLGVLILELITGQPSEEDGTDIVQWVQDSNFLRSMHKMVDPDLGHTYDSIELRTLLTVARLCTKTDGNPKFSVQQILWYLQRKVEP
- the LOC122666791 gene encoding probable receptor-like protein kinase At1g49730 isoform X2, which codes for MRGFVVKLRVSLLPWRHRARSGQLSFLRHFSNKNIKRATAGFSRIVARLSSGPVYRAKFQDGLMAMVKEVKTFPQGKDAFYKEVQLLGHLHHCHLVGLRGFSTGRERFLVFEYTEKGSLKEHLADPLKTPLNWKTRLQIATGVAAALEYLYFFCNPPIYHVSISSSNVLLDDNFNAKLSDVGLLGSCGNHMGKSHPLCSRECMDQESRNIIFQLGVLILELITGQPSEEDGTDIVQWVQDSNFLRSMHKMVDPDLGHTYDSIELRTLLTVARLCTKTDGNPKFSVQQILWYLQRKAE
- the LOC122666792 gene encoding RING-H2 finger protein ATL70-like encodes the protein MNNSTTHTGGVLNSSNIGGFGYGIGVSIGILLLITTITVTSYFCTRNQLSAAQPRGHTEPSDQHSIAVEEGLDEATLSSFPKILYSQARLSKKDTTASCCSICLADYKGTDMIRLLSDCGHIFHVNCVDPWLRLHPTCPVCRNSPVPTPLSTPLAEVVPLSTQPG